The Labeo rohita strain BAU-BD-2019 chromosome 19, IGBB_LRoh.1.0, whole genome shotgun sequence genome window below encodes:
- the LOC127182416 gene encoding cyclic GMP-AMP synthase yields MESQRSSIGDDSSILPELDRLIRQRGRDLRLRKLDQQKAVKIVNNLIDSLLEFLKNNEEHPFFREVSVLTSGSYYEMVKINKPNEFDIMLKLKVPRLVLSELEEYQGLFYKIKLYKSTRTEIQHFLLEDGLTVSATKIKAEMQRLVRKFITSHFQGEGWVIQRNLVNSPAVTLEFKPKEKDDEVMSVDIVPTLEVPQGWPQAARAGPNIDRWLGKKCRRQFVSKAVYFVPKRPKGRNLKDDAKESWRISFSHIEKEMMQFHGNKRTCCEGHSNKCCRKVCLRLLKCLIEGLKQKYPKELEPLCSYHGKTAFFHVLSDRVQDSLWSPGQLSVSFMKVLGYFERCALNGSLPHFFVLEHNLFSPPAFPKRALAFLTSVLREQRELGLPVLKVPSPTTALVPDTDAVSHPVSGTDSIVAFERSFKHVYICLLAVIVCVGIACIFKK; encoded by the exons ATGGAAAGTCAAAGGAGCTCAA TTGGAGATGATTCTTCCATTTTGCCCGAGCTGGACCGCTTGATCAGACAGAGAGGTCGAGATCTCCGGTTGCGTAAGcttgaccaacagaaagctgtGAAGATAGTAAACAATCTGATCGACAGCCTGCTGGAATTCCTGAAGAATAATGAAGAGCATCCCTTCTTCAGAGAGGTCTCAGTTCTCACCAGTGGCAGCTATTATGAGATGgtgaag ATCAACAAGCCCAATGAGTTTGACATTATGCTGAAACTCAAAGTCCCAAGGCTTGTGTTGTCAGAACTGGAAGAATATCAAGGACTGTTTTATAAGATAAAGCTTTACAAATCCACACGAACTGAAATCCAGCACTTTCTTCTGGAAGATGGACTAACCGTCTCAGCCACCAAAATCAAAGCAGAAATGCAGCGCTTGGTCCGCAAATTCATTACCAGCCATTTTCAAG GTGAAGGTTGGGTGATACAGAGAAATCTAGTAAATTCGCCGGCGGTGACCCTTGAATTTAAGCCGAAAGAGAAAGACGATGAAGTGATGTCTGTAGATATCGTACCTACTCTTGAGGTACCACAAGGTTGGCCACAAGCAGCACGGGCAGGTCCCAACATAGACAGATGGCTTGGAAAGAAATGTCGTCGCCAGTTTGTGAGTAAGGCTGTGTATTTTGTCCCAAAGAGACCAAAAGGAAGAAACCTCAAAGATGATGCCAAAG AGAGCTGGCGAATATCCTTCTCTCACATTGAAAAGGAAATGATGCAGTTTCATGGCAATAAGAGGACATGCTGTGAGGGACATTCCAATAAGTGTTGTCG AAAAGTTTGCTTGCGGCTTCTGAAGTGTCTGATTGAGGGGCTGAAGCAGAAGTATCCCAAAGAGCTTGAGCCTCTGTGTTCCTACCATGGGAAAACAGCCTTCTTCCACGTCCTTTCAGACAGAGTGCAGGATTCCCTTTGGTCACCAGGCCAGCTATCCGTCTCCTTCATGAAGGTCCTTGGATACTTTGAGCGATGTGCACTAAATGGTTCACTACCCCATTTCTTTGTCCTCGAGCATAATCTTTTCTCCCCACCTGCATTTCCCAAGCGAGCTCTTGCATTTCTGACCAGTGTTCTGAGGGAGCAAAGAGAATTAGGGCTTCCTGTCTTGAAGGTGCCAAGTCCTACCACTGCTCTGGTTCCTGACACTGATGCTGTGAGTCACCCAGTCAGTGGCACAGACAGTATTGTTGCCTTTGAACGTTCTTTTAAGCATGTATATATATGCTTACTGGCTGTTATTGTGTGTGTAGGAAttgcatgtatatttaaaaaatga